The sequence GCCGAAAGCTCCTCGTCCAGCGTGGAGAGGACCGAGGCAATGGCTTGTTGCTCGGGGAGGGGAGGAAGTTCAACTTCTGCCTTCAAAAACTCTTCTGGCATGACTCGCCTGGCTTTTCGGCCACCGATAGCACCGCCCTCAAACTGGCGGTAGAACTCCTCCCTTGAAATGTACTCAAGCAGGAATTGCGGTTCTAAGCCCGGTAGAAAGTCGAAACAAGGGAGGTCTAGAGTAGATTCCAGGCCATCTAAATCTTTCGGCACCACTCCAAACGCACCGTTCAAGAAATCAAGCTTGCTAAAAATGAGTTGCCCTGCCCTGCGTTTGAAATACTTTGTATTCTCACTGCCCAACAATTTTTCCCGCTTCTCGTAAACGCCTTTTCCCCATAGCTTGACCGTAAGCTTTCGGGCCGTTGTTCCGTTCGAGCCGGGGACGCGACTTTCACGCAGGAACTTACTTAGGGGCTGTAATTCCCACTCCCCCTCAAACCCCGGTAGCCTCCGCTTGCCCGTCAATAGCGCCTCGGCCAGCCCGCGCTTTTGCTGCCGCTTGGCTTCGATCAGGCGCGACAGGATGGAAAGGGAATCGTCCCACTGGGAGAGGATGGCGGCGATTCGACGTTGTTCGGGGAGGGGTGGGAGGAGGATGGGCACGCCTAGAAAAGCATCCTGCGAGACGTTTTTCATGCCGCTACTTGTGCCTGTCGCCCTACCGCTTATAACTTCGCGCGTTCGACTCGATGCTAAGAAAAAAGAAAGCCACTTCGTGTCCGCGTTCACGCCTTCTTTTCTAATCTGCCATAGTTTATCTGGAAGAAAGAGGTTCTCGTAGTCCTGTTCTATGTATGCCGATGCGCCAACAAGTTCAGAGGTGTTAGCCCTGCTAACGATAATTGAGCCTGCTCGTGGATTTATGCGCGCCCTGTTTAAATCAGCTTGAAAAATACGTTTGTTCGCGCCCGGAGCAAACACACCGTAGCTCACTGCGCTGACTCTCAAAACACCCTTTTCCCCGTTCAAAGCTGGTTTGTCATCCCCATTTACACTGACTCCCGCCTCCATTGCGTTGATTACGTCTCGGAGATGCTGTCTTTTCCATCCGTCCGGCACTTTCAAAACCCCAACTCCCGCAAGTACCCCTGCATCTTCGCCCTGGCCTGTGCCCACTCCTGCTCCAATCCCTCTATTTCCACTTGCAGGGCGGCCACCTCGATTTCGTCGCCCGCTTCCTTGGTATCCACGTATCGCGGGATATTCAGGTTGTAATCGTTGGCGGCAACTTCCGAGACAGGCACGGTCCGGGCGTGCTTCTCCACGTCCTGCCGGGCGCGGTACGTCTCTACGATCCGCCGCAGATCGGCCTCACGCAACGTGTTCTGGTTCTTCCCGGCGGCAAAGTCGCGGCTGGCGTCGATAAACAGCACGTCCCCCCGCTCCCGGCCCCGGCGGAACACCAGCAGCGCGGCGGGAATGCCCGTGCCGAAAAACAGGTTGGTGGGCAGGCCGATCACGGCGTCCAGCAACCCGGCCTCGATCAGCCCCTGACGAATCTTGCCTTCGGCCCCACCACGGAACAGCACGCCGTGGGGCACGACGACCACCATGCGCGAGCCGACCTCGGTGAGGCTGGCGACCATGTGGGAGATGAACGCGTAATCGCCCTTACCCTTCGGCGGGATGCCGCGCGTGAAGCGCCGGTGCCGGTCGTTCCCCACGTCGTCCGCGCCCCACTTGTCGAGGCTGAAGGGCGGGTTGGCGACCACGACCTCAAACTTCATCAGGCGGTCGTTTTCCAGGTGCAGCGGGTTGCGGATGGTATCGCCCCACTCGATGCGGGCGTCGTCCACGTTGTGCAGGAACATGTTCATGCGGGCCAGGGCGTAGGTCGAGCCGTTCTGCTCCTGCCCGTAGATGGCGTAGTTGCGGCTGCCCGCCCGCTGCACGTGCTGGGCGCACTTGATCAGCAGCGAGCCGCTGCCGCAGGTGGGGTCGTAGATGCGCTCGCCGGGCTGCGGGTCGGCGAGGCGGGCCATCAGCTCGGAGACCTCGGGCGGGGTGTAGAACTCGCCCGCCTTCTTCCCGGCCCCGGCGGCGAAACGGGAGATCAAGTACTCGTAGGCGTTGCCGATGATGTCGAGGTTGTGCACGCGGCTGGGGCGCAGGTCGAGCTTGGGGTGGTTGAAGTCCTCCAGCAGGTGCCGCAGGCGGACGTTGCGCTCCTTGGTCTGCCCCAGGGCGGCCTCGCTGTTAAAGGAGATGTTGCGGAACACGCCCGCGAGCTTGGCCTTGTTCGCGTCCTCGATGGCGAGCAGGGCCTGGTCGATGATCTCCCCGAGGTTGTCGGCGTTCCGCTGGCGGTAGAGGTCGAGGAAGAGCGTGCCGGGCGGCATTAAGAAACGGTCGCGCTCCAGGCGGCGGCGGATGCGCTCCTCGTCGTCCCCGTACTGGCCCCTGAGTTCGTCGTAGTGGTCCTGCCAAACGTCGCTGACGTACTTCACGAACAGCATGGTCAGGAGGTAGTTCTTGTACTCGCTGGGGTCCACGGTCCCGCGGAAGGTGTCGCAGGCCCGCCAGAGAATGGCGTTGACTTCGGCTTGATCGATCAGGTTGGTCATAGCAGGCTGAGCCCTTTCTAGCGCGAAAGACCTTCGGAGAGGAGACGGGGTCAACGGCCCAGATAGTCCCAATGCAACTAGTGGGTCAGTTGACGCAGCCATAAGGTTTCACTGAACGACCTGAAGGGTATAGGCGCCGGACCCGCCCAAAGGATGTCGTCTCGCACGAGCCCGCTGTCGGCGGGCTCGTCGTTTTCCGCCCCAGACAAAGGGCGTAGGGTGGCTGTTCCATCCCCGTGCGCTGGCCTCCAACCACTCGATCACTTGCCCTGCACTGGTGGGGTGGTGGCCTGCCAATGCGCGACGAACCAGGATGCGCTGGATCGACTCGGCCATGTTCAGCCAACTCCCTGCCACCGGGGTGTAGAGCGGCATGATCCCCTGCCGCATCAACCAGCACACCAGCTCCGGCGTCTTGTGCCCCGTCAGGTTGTCCATCACCAGCAGCAGGCGCAGGGTGGGCAGGGTGTCCAGCAACGTGAACTTCACGCTCAATCCCTCCTGCCAACGTTCCCAAGCCGCCCGGTTTGCTGCCGGTGGCAACGGTGTTGCCACCGGCAGTTGCTCTAGAACTTTGGTCAGGGTCTGCTGCATCCAAGGGTGTAGCACGGCGTTGGTGCAACTGGTGACGCCTCGAACGCGCACCTGACCGCTGGCCGGATGGAAGAGGGTCAGCAGCTTGGCCGTCCCACCCCGAACCCACTCGTGCGCAAGACGGGCTGGCTCCCCTTCAGGGTGCCAGCCCGTCCCTGGATGAGGAATGGCCTGGTACGGTCCAGCCTCGTCTTCCACCCAGACCGCCAGGCCTTCACCTTCAGCTTCGAGATACGCCTGCTCAATCAGCTTTTTTTCGCCTCGGCATCGGGGTCTGTGACCACCACAACGCCCGTCTTCCGTTGCCGCTTGGCCGTGCCTGTCTCACACCAGGTGCGGTCCCGCTGCCAGGTCAGCCCTGCCTCGTGCAAAACACCCAGGATGGTGTACGTACTCAGGTGCTCGAAACCGGCTTCACGGCGCAGCACGCGTTGCAGGGTGGTGAGGGACCAGGTGGCCGTGCCGTCCTGTTCTCGATCCGGTTTCCGGCGTGCGGTTTCCAGAATGCGGTTCCGCTGAGCGGAACCGTAAATGACGGGGGGACGTCCACCTGGACGTGTTTCCAGTGCTTTGAGGCCATGCTGATTGAACCGCGCGACCAAGTGGGCCACCCCGTCGCCTGATTTTCGCCCCGCCTTACGTGCCGCCTGGGTGTAGGGCAAGCCCGCCGCCACCCCCAGCAGCGTCTTGGCGCGGCTGACGACTGCCGCTGCGGTGTGGTGCGACCGACTGAGCCGCACCAACTCGGCGCGCTCTTCATCCATCAGGACACGGAGCGGGTTCTTCTGGCGGCGAGGCATCTTCAAAGCCTACTTCTACGTCAACTGACCTACTAGGGGTGACCTGAGAGTAGGAACAGCGGATTACTCTAGCGACCTCAACCGCGCTTTGAGCGACGTTGCAAAGCTCTATTGCCATTCAATTCGACTCTGCAACAGTGTTTCGCAACACGGGAAGTGCGTGTTCTCCGCACAGGCGGAGCGGACTTAAAAACGACCGTTTCCGCACGAACCAGTCAAAAGACCGTCGTGGACATGTCCCCAGCATTTTGGATACGGCATCAAAATGTAAGATGGCTTACTAAAGTAGTTCGCTGTTCGCGGTCTCAAGTGGCCCCGAGAGCTATTTGCTTGACACCCCACGTGTGCGCTGGCGAGGAGTGCAACCCTCACGGCCCAGCAAGACCAACTTTCGGACGAGCTGCGGCGGTGGGCTTGACATCTGCACCCGCGCGCGTGCCCTGCTCTGTGCCCGACTCCCACCCCCTCGCCGAGCTATCCGCCCTCGACCTCCGTCTCCCCAGCCCGTTTCGTCCCAGGCCCCCCGTGGCGAA comes from Deinococcus sp. YIM 134068 and encodes:
- a CDS encoding type I restriction-modification system subunit M — encoded protein: MTNLIDQAEVNAILWRACDTFRGTVDPSEYKNYLLTMLFVKYVSDVWQDHYDELRGQYGDDEERIRRRLERDRFLMPPGTLFLDLYRQRNADNLGEIIDQALLAIEDANKAKLAGVFRNISFNSEAALGQTKERNVRLRHLLEDFNHPKLDLRPSRVHNLDIIGNAYEYLISRFAAGAGKKAGEFYTPPEVSELMARLADPQPGERIYDPTCGSGSLLIKCAQHVQRAGSRNYAIYGQEQNGSTYALARMNMFLHNVDDARIEWGDTIRNPLHLENDRLMKFEVVVANPPFSLDKWGADDVGNDRHRRFTRGIPPKGKGDYAFISHMVASLTEVGSRMVVVVPHGVLFRGGAEGKIRQGLIEAGLLDAVIGLPTNLFFGTGIPAALLVFRRGRERGDVLFIDASRDFAAGKNQNTLREADLRRIVETYRARQDVEKHARTVPVSEVAANDYNLNIPRYVDTKEAGDEIEVAALQVEIEGLEQEWAQARAKMQGYLRELGF
- a CDS encoding helix-turn-helix domain-containing protein, producing the protein MPRRQKNPLRVLMDEERAELVRLSRSHHTAAAVVSRAKTLLGVAAGLPYTQAARKAGRKSGDGVAHLVARFNQHGLKALETRPGGRPPVIYGSAQRNRILETARRKPDREQDGTATWSLTTLQRVLRREAGFEHLSTYTILGVLHEAGLTWQRDRTWCETGTAKRQRKTGVVVVTDPDAEAKKS
- a CDS encoding restriction endonuclease subunit S, giving the protein MPDGWKRQHLRDVINAMEAGVSVNGDDKPALNGEKGVLRVSAVSYGVFAPGANKRIFQADLNRARINPRAGSIIVSRANTSELVGASAYIEQDYENLFLPDKLWQIRKEGVNADTKWLSFFLASSRTREVISGRATGTSSGMKNVSQDAFLGVPILLPPLPEQRRIAAILSQWDDSLSILSRLIEAKRQQKRGLAEALLTGKRRLPGFEGEWELQPLSKFLRESRVPGSNGTTARKLTVKLWGKGVYEKREKLLGSENTKYFKRRAGQLIFSKLDFLNGAFGVVPKDLDGLESTLDLPCFDFLPGLEPQFLLEYISREEFYRQFEGGAIGGRKARRVMPEEFLKAEVELPPLPEQQAIASVLSTLDEELSALERLRTSVQEQKRGLMDLLLTGRVRVKVEEAS
- a CDS encoding transposase gives rise to the protein MEDEAGPYQAIPHPGTGWHPEGEPARLAHEWVRGGTAKLLTLFHPASGQVRVRGVTSCTNAVLHPWMQQTLTKVLEQLPVATPLPPAANRAAWERWQEGLSVKFTLLDTLPTLRLLLVMDNLTGHKTPELVCWLMRQGIMPLYTPVAGSWLNMAESIQRILVRRALAGHHPTSAGQVIEWLEASARGWNSHPTPFVWGGKRRARRQRARARRHPLGGSGAYTLQVVQ